Below is a window of Enterococcus gilvus ATCC BAA-350 DNA.
TGCGACACCGGCAGCTTGTACATATTGAGCTCCGATGATGATTTGTGGTGGTAATGCTTGTAATTCAGCAGGATAGTTGTTCCCAGCAACGTGACCACGAGACCATAAGAAGGCTTCTGCTAGCGGCAGACCATGTTTGATCAATTGAGGCACATCACGATACCCTGGTAATAGAACATCCTCTTTTTCAAATGCGAAGTGACTCGCTAATTGGCTGGCTTCTTGTCCAGCAGTTGGAGCGAAAAATCCTAAACGTCCTTGACGGTTCAATGCCGTTGAACGTTGGTCCAAAACACGCGACCAAACCATTGAAGTCATTAATTCAACAAGTTCGTCATCCGACAAGTCAGGAACTAGATTCTCATTCACAATCTTTCCGTCTTCATCTAGCGCTTGGTACACGGGGAAATCCGCGTTTACATCTTTTAGTAAGGCTTCAAAATCAATCGTTAACTTTTTTTCTGCCATGGTGTCACACTTTCCTCTCTTAAGTAAATTCAGTCTTGTTATCAGTGCAACAGCAAGTCAATCTGTATTATTGCTATTGCCCCTTCTTCTCTAAATTAGCATTTTTATAGTCAAATGACAACAAACTTGCTCACTGGTTTTGAACGAATTGAAGCGTTTCACCTTTTAGCCATGTGAAAGACCATTCAGCCTGTTTTTAAGCGGATTTTCTTCTTATAAATTTCAAATAAAGTTGGATACTCCAAAAGAACAGCAATTCTTGGTCAACCAGCCGATACTTCCTGTCTGGAAAGTCAAAAAAAGACTCAAGGATCGCTCCTCAAGTCTTTGGATTTGTTGCCTTTTTTCACAATAAAAGAAACAGAATAGCAACACAGGCTATTCTGTTATAGTTCAGATCCATTCTTTAGCAAGTTTGATATAAAGAACTTTTCCTAATTGCGTGGCTAACATATAAACGATCACGATTCCGACATACCAGAACCAATAAGTAATTGGCAAATGTACAAAATCAAATTGTTCAGCGATCGGGGTTAATACGACAAGTATTCCTACAACTACTGCCATCAGCAAGCTAATGAACACTTGAGGTGCTGGCCGACTTTGGATAAATGGAATTTTTCTCGTCCGAACCATCAAAACGACCAATGATTGTGTCGTTAACCCGATCATGAACCATCCTGTTTGGAACAGGTTCTGTGTCCCAACTGTATTGGCACCAAAAACAAACCACATAACTAAAAACGTAATGATGTCAAAAACGGAACTGATCGGACCGATACACACAGTAAATTTCAAGAGACCTTTTGTTTCCCATTTCGTTGGTACTTGCAATTCTTCCTCGTCCACATTATCCCAAGGAATCGTCAATTGCGCGAAATCATAGATTAAATTTTGCAATAGCAATTGGATCGACAGCATAGGCAAGAATGGCAAGAAGGCACTTGCGATCAGAATAGAGAACACATTCCCGAAGTTCGAGCTGATCGTGATCTTGATGTATTTCATCATATTACTGAAGACACGGCGGCCTTCAATGACACCATTCTCAAGAACACCCAAACTTTTTTCTAGTAAAATAATCGAGCTGGCATCTTTTGTAATATCCGCCGCTGTATCCACTGAGATCCCTACATCCGCTTTTCTTAAAGCAGGAGCATCATTGATTCCATCTCCCATAAAGCCCACAGTATGACCTTTACTTTGCAACGATTCAATGATCCGAGATTTTTGCATAGGATTTAGTTTCGCAAATAAATTGATTTTTTCTGCAGCTTGATACAATTCATCTTCCGACATGTCGTCTATTTGGTTTCCTAATAGGTAATCATCTGCTGAGATCCCTACATCCTGACAAACCTTTTGCGCGACGATCGCATTGTCTCCAGTCAAGACTTTCACCACTACCCCATGCTGATGAAGGGATTTGATGGCTGGTTTTGCGGAAGCCTTCGCTGGGTCCAGGAATCCCATGAAGCCGATCAAGATCATATCTTTTTCGTCTTCAGTAGAATAGATAGCTTCATCATGTGCGTCACGACGAACAGCCACAGTGATGACCCTCATTCCTTGACGGTTCATTTTTTCATTCACCGTTTGCAATTGGTGGCGAATCTCAGAAGTAAGCTCCAAAATCTCTCCATTAATTTCTACATATTTACAAATCTCCGCCATCTCTTCCACGGCACCCTTAGTGATCATTAATTGATGATCATCTGTTTTCATGACAACCGTTAAGCGACGGCGTGAAAAGTCAAAGGGGATTTCATCGATCTTTTGAACCGCTTGATACGGCAATTGACGGTCTTGTTCTTCAAAATAATTAATAACAGCGATATCCATCAGATTTTTCCAACCTGTTTGATAGGTGGAATTCATGAATGCTAAATCTAAGACTTGTTCATTTTCATTTCCCAATGGATCAAGATGCTCTACAAGAACCACGCGATCCTCAGTGATCGTCCCTGTCTTATCTGTACAGAGGACATCCATGCTTCCTAAATTTTGAATAGAGGCTAATTCTTTTACGATCACTTTGTGTTTTGAAAGTGTCAAAGCACCCTTAGCCAAGTTAGAGCTGACGATCATTGGCAACATCTCTGGAGTCAAACCGACAGCTACGGCAATCGCGAAGAAGAAAGCGCTGCTCCAATCCCCTTTTGTTAAGCCATTGATCAAGAAAACAAGCGGGAATAAAACCATGACCATCCGTAACAACAGCTTGCTGACCTTAGCTAACCCAATATCAAAGGACGTTTTTCCACGCTTTGAGGTCGCGTTTCTGGCAATATCTCCAAAAAATGTTTGTTGTCCGGTTTTTAAAATAATTGCTTTTCCTTGACCACTCAACACATCTGTTCCCATAAATACCAGATTCGTTAAGTCCAATGCCGTTGTTTCTTCTGTTACTTCGTTTTCTTCTGCAAGGTATTTTTCAACGGGCATTGATTCTCCCGTTAACGATGATTGGTTGACGAAAAGGTCTTTCGTCCAAATCAACACGGCATCTGCTGGGATCATGTCGCCAGTCGCTAACGTCAAAATGTCACCAGGTACGATTTCATCCATCGGAATTTCTTTTGTTTCTCCGTTCCGCGTGATTGCTGCGGTGTTTTCAATCATTTCTTTTAATTCGATACTCGCTTTTTGCGAACGGTATTCTTGAATAAAGGTTATCAAGACGCTGGCCAAGATCATGATCGTCATTACAACTGCGGCTTCTAGGTCATTCGTCAGTAAAGAAACAATTGCTAATAGCGCCAGTACGTAGACAAATGGATCGTTAAAGGATTGAAGGAATAATAACATGCCAGGCGTCGGCTTTTGTGAGGAAACCTCATTTGGACCGTATTCTTCCAAACGACTTTTCGCATCTTCTTCGGATAAGCCCTGTAAAGATGTTCGCAAGTTTAGAAAAAGGTCACGGTCAGGTAAAATTGCTAGTTTTTTTAATTCTTGATCTTTATTGATTTTGCGAGCAAGAAGGTTTTTTTTGTTCATCATAATGGTTCCTCCTAAAATTCAGGACAATCGAAGTAGTCCTATCGTATTTGCTTTTCGGTCGACTATCCTCATGATCCATCTTCCTCACATCCTTTCGATCTTATATTTTTGCCTAAGTGAAACGTATAGAGATTCAACATTTTGACTAGCTGCCGCAGCCATGTCCATGTGCGCAATAATTGTTCATCCATTACAAATGCTTCTATAATAAGCCTGCGTGAAGGAATCTATTCATTCACTGAAATTAACGCGCTGAAGTTTGTGGTCGAACTCGCTGCTAGCTCATATTTATGGATCGTATTTTTCGAAGAGCGAAAAATACGGTTATTTTCGTACGCATATGATTTTAGTAACGCGCTGAAATTTGTGGTTGAACTCGCCGCTAGCTCATATCTTTGGATCGTATTTTTCGAAGAGCGAAAAATACGTTTATTTTCGTACGCATACGATTCTACTAACGCGCTGAAGCGCGTAGTAGAACTCGCAAAAAGCGCGTGCTCGAAAATGAGCACGCGCGAAAAATCATTCATGTTCATCGTCGAGCTTTAGCACTATAGGGCGTAGACAAAAGTTGTCAGCTACGTTATGAATCACCTTCACGATGATCCCTGTTCTACCCATTGGCGTCTCTCGACATTTTTGGGCAGTAGCCTGTGTCCATATAGGAGCCTCACCTAACAATTATTCTTATTTACATTCTCACTATAGGGTACTTAAAACGAAGTGTCAAATATTTGGCTGAAAAAACTTGTTCATTTTCAGAAATTCATCTACTTTTTTATTAGGTGCAGCACCAAAATAGTCGGCGAATTTTTTACTCCAACGTTTTGTTTCGCGAGCTTCCGCGAATTTCTCCATCGTATCATCATAGGTTTCGATCAATCCATAGTCGTATTCTTGGTAAGTGTCATAATGGACAACTGCCTCTTCCGGTAAACGTGGTTTGATTCTCATTTCTACGTTTGGCTTTCCGATACTTAGTCCAGCCACAGGCATCACGTAATCAGGCAAGTTTAATAGTCTGCTGACTTCTGAAATATCTTTTCGGATGGAGCCGACAACAACAGATCCCAATCCCAAGGCCTCTGTTGCGATCACGGCATTTTCTAATGCCAATGCTGTATCTGTGACCGCCGTTATCAATGGGTCTAAGCCGGAATCAATAGGATAATCGGTGCCATAATGGCGCGCAACTTTCTCCGTGCGTTTTAAATCTGCTACAAAAACTAAAAAGGCCGAACTGTGGAGCATATGAGGATTTCCAGGATTCATCGCTACCAGTTGTTTTCTTATTTCTTGATCTCTAATTACGACAATGCTATACATTTGACCGTTCATCCAACTAGGCGCTTGTCGACTTGCGTTTAGGATTTTGTGCAGTTCCTCCTCTGATAATTGATACGTTTCATCAAAGCTTCTATAGGTCCGGTGCTGATTTAAAATCTCCAATGCTTCCATTTAACTCCTCCTTAATTCTCTTGAAATACGTTTTAGCTGATCAAAAAACTGTTTCTGTGTTTTTTTCGTCAGCCGAGTATAATTCACCCTCATTGCCATTGTATCATTACTAAAAAGGAATGCGGGGGCTATCGCTATTTTTTCTCTTAGAAAAATCTCCCAATCTTTTCTCGTCAAACGCTGATGTTTCCAGGTCAAATACACATAGATGCCGCCATCGATTTTAGATATTGCCCAATCGTCTGCGATCTGATCCGATGCCGCAGCGAAGTCATGAGCCTTTTGCTTCAAGGTTGCCACGAGCGCTTCCTGATTTTTTTCAAAGTGCGCGTCTGTTAATGCTGTATGAGCAATTACTTGGGGGAAAATACTGATCGAAAAATCCATCATTTGTTTTGCCTCGGACAACCGTTGAATCAGATCTTGATCAGCAACGACCCAGCCAATTTTGATGGACGAACCCAACAATTTAGAGAGTGAACCCAAGTGGATGACTTGATGTGGTGCTAGCTCCTTTAAAGACGGCGGCAGATCGATAAAATTCATTTCGCTAAACACTTCGTCTTCCACGATCGGTATCTGATAGTTATGACTAAGTGCAATCAATTCTTTTCGTCGATTTTCTGACATGGTCGTCCCAGTCGGATTTTGAAAGGTCGGGTTCAGAATGATCAATTTTATTTTCTTAGTCAGGATGAGCTGCTCCAGCTTATCGATACGCATCCCTTCTTGATCCATCTCTACGCCATACAATTTAACACCGGCACTTGCGAAGATTGGTAGTGAGTATAAAAAAGAAGGGTCCTCAATCGCCACGCTATCACCACTTTGTAACATCACCTGCAGCAATAAGAACATCGCTTGTTGTGCGCCCGAAGTAATCAAGACTTGATTTGCCGAAACGTCGATTTTTTGTTCTAGTTTAATTCGCTTACAGATAATCTGCTGCAACGGCCGGTAGCCAAGAGGGCTTTGCTTCTGTTCCTCTAACAGTAATTCTTCCCACGTGTAAGAGGGAAATCGAAAATCAGGGATCAAATTGAGGGGCAGGTCTCCTGAGTAAAGATCAATTGCCTCAGGATCAGATAATAAGGGGTGGATTTTTTCTAGAAAAGACTCTTTAGGGTGCGATTCCTGCGTGAATAGACGGCGCCAATCGACCCGGGGAGTCGTACTGCGTCCCCAATTTCCTTCATTCACCACTGTTCCACTGCCTTGCCGACGCAAGATCCAGCCAAGACTGACTAGCTCATCCAATGCGTGAACGACGGTTGACCGATTCACTTGGTAATGTTCTGCCAGCTTCCGTTCTGCCGGTAATTTATCGCCTGGTTTCAAGGTTCCCTCTTGGATATACGTAATAATTTGTTCAATGATTTGTTGATAAATCGGCGTAGACTTATTTTCTGCTAGTTCCCACATGGTCATCCCCCGTTTATAATTGGATGATTTAACATTAATCCAATTATATTTTCATGTCAATTGAACAAAGAAAAAGACTCCTGCCAAGCAAACGACAGGAGTCTTTTTAAAATCTTTTAAATGGTATCACCATTAAAAATCGAATTTTTAACGATGACATAATCTACTTTTTGCAAGGCTTCTAAGTCATTGCCACCAGCATAGGAGATAGAGGATTGCAAGTCCTGCTGCATTTCTACTAAAGTGTCTTTTAAAGAACCTTTATAAGGTATCCAAATTTTCTTACCTTCCACGTTTTTCTTTTCGCCTTTTTGGAATTCAGAAGCACTACCGAAGTATTCTTTGTATACAACGCCTTCCTCCACCATTGTTTCCCCAGGAGATTCTTCGTGTCCAGCAAATAGAGAACCAATCATGATCATCGTTGCACCAAAGCGAATAGATTTCGCAATATCGCCATGTGTACGAATCCCGCCATCTGCAATAATTGGTTTCCGTGCTGCTTTAGCACACCAGCTTAACGCAGCTAACTGCCATCCACCCGTACCAAAGCCTGTTTTAATTTTAGTAATACATACTTTCCCCGGTCCAATTCCTAGTTTTGTCGCATCAGCTCCGGCATTTTCCAATTCACGTACAGCTTCTGGCGTGCCGACATTTCCAGCGATAACGAAGGTTTCCGGCAAGTATGTTTTTATGTGTTTGATCATATTGATGACCGCATCTGAATGACCATGAGCAATATCGATCGTGATAAAATCAGGGTTCAACTTCTCTTCAGCCAACTGTTTTACAAAATCATATTCGTAGCCTTTGACGCCGACACTGATTGATGTAAACAACCCGCGCGCTTGCATTTTTTTAATGAAAGGAATTCGCTCCTCTTCATAAAAGCGATGCATAATATAGAAATACCCATTTTCTGCCAAAAATTCAGCAATCGTTTCATCGATGATCGTTTGCATATTGGCTGGTACAACAGGCATTTTAAAACTGAATTTCCCTAATTTAACAGTCGTGTCACATTCTGATCGGCTGTTCACAATACATTTGTTGGGGATCAACTGAATATCTTCATAATCAAATACTTTCATAAATGGCCTCCAATGGATAACATAGCTATCTCGTTTTATTCTCGTCATTTTTTTACTTATGAAAAATGACCGTGTTCTCGTCGCGCGAAGCTTTACACAAAACAAACGTTACAACTGTCAACCGATGCATACACACCCTCTTAACAGTACCTGATACGTGTAAATCGCGAACGATAAAAAAACATAGGGCAGTATCGCCCTATGTAATTTACAACATATCCGGTTAAAAAGCAAGCTGATTTTAAATTTTATCGCAAAAAACACGAACATTACCTTTTTATACTAAAGCACTTCTTAATTTTTTCGCCTGTAGACTGATTAAAAAGATAACATCTTCCATTTCTTCTTCGTTTGTCACATTCATTTCGATCTTCTGCGTTTTTTTTGACACGTCTTCAAATTTTTCCTTAAACTCCTTCGACATCACCTTTACCATCGGAGTCAAATAGCTTATACCAAAATCTGGGAAGGGAGTGCTCACGGAGAAATAGTTTTCATGAATCTTGATTTGACAAAGTAGACCGTTGTATTGCTCGATCACTAATTGCCAGCCTGATTTTTTTTGGAATATGTATGTGATTTTCGGATCATAATGTCTCATGATCTGAGCTAATAAGATTTTTAGATATTGGGAATTTGGCAATCCTGATAAGATCGTCTGGAGTTCTCTCTTTTCATCATCAGCCTTGGATCGTTTTCTTTCCATAGTCCTCGCCTCTTTCAATACGCTGTGGAACGAAAAATAATTCTAACTAATGCAATGGTTGTATGAGTTAAATTCTTTTT
It encodes the following:
- the mgtA gene encoding magnesium-translocating P-type ATPase, giving the protein MNKKNLLARKINKDQELKKLAILPDRDLFLNLRTSLQGLSEEDAKSRLEEYGPNEVSSQKPTPGMLLFLQSFNDPFVYVLALLAIVSLLTNDLEAAVVMTIMILASVLITFIQEYRSQKASIELKEMIENTAAITRNGETKEIPMDEIVPGDILTLATGDMIPADAVLIWTKDLFVNQSSLTGESMPVEKYLAEENEVTEETTALDLTNLVFMGTDVLSGQGKAIILKTGQQTFFGDIARNATSKRGKTSFDIGLAKVSKLLLRMVMVLFPLVFLINGLTKGDWSSAFFFAIAVAVGLTPEMLPMIVSSNLAKGALTLSKHKVIVKELASIQNLGSMDVLCTDKTGTITEDRVVLVEHLDPLGNENEQVLDLAFMNSTYQTGWKNLMDIAVINYFEEQDRQLPYQAVQKIDEIPFDFSRRRLTVVMKTDDHQLMITKGAVEEMAEICKYVEINGEILELTSEIRHQLQTVNEKMNRQGMRVITVAVRRDAHDEAIYSTEDEKDMILIGFMGFLDPAKASAKPAIKSLHQHGVVVKVLTGDNAIVAQKVCQDVGISADDYLLGNQIDDMSEDELYQAAEKINLFAKLNPMQKSRIIESLQSKGHTVGFMGDGINDAPALRKADVGISVDTAADITKDASSIILLEKSLGVLENGVIEGRRVFSNMMKYIKITISSNFGNVFSILIASAFLPFLPMLSIQLLLQNLIYDFAQLTIPWDNVDEEELQVPTKWETKGLLKFTVCIGPISSVFDIITFLVMWFVFGANTVGTQNLFQTGWFMIGLTTQSLVVLMVRTRKIPFIQSRPAPQVFISLLMAVVVGILVVLTPIAEQFDFVHLPITYWFWYVGIVIVYMLATQLGKVLYIKLAKEWI
- a CDS encoding PLP-dependent aminotransferase family protein, whose translation is MWELAENKSTPIYQQIIEQIITYIQEGTLKPGDKLPAERKLAEHYQVNRSTVVHALDELVSLGWILRRQGSGTVVNEGNWGRSTTPRVDWRRLFTQESHPKESFLEKIHPLLSDPEAIDLYSGDLPLNLIPDFRFPSYTWEELLLEEQKQSPLGYRPLQQIICKRIKLEQKIDVSANQVLITSGAQQAMFLLLQVMLQSGDSVAIEDPSFLYSLPIFASAGVKLYGVEMDQEGMRIDKLEQLILTKKIKLIILNPTFQNPTGTTMSENRRKELIALSHNYQIPIVEDEVFSEMNFIDLPPSLKELAPHQVIHLGSLSKLLGSSIKIGWVVADQDLIQRLSEAKQMMDFSISIFPQVIAHTALTDAHFEKNQEALVATLKQKAHDFAAASDQIADDWAISKIDGGIYVYLTWKHQRLTRKDWEIFLREKIAIAPAFLFSNDTMAMRVNYTRLTKKTQKQFFDQLKRISRELRRS
- a CDS encoding nitroreductase family protein yields the protein MEALEILNQHRTYRSFDETYQLSEEELHKILNASRQAPSWMNGQMYSIVVIRDQEIRKQLVAMNPGNPHMLHSSAFLVFVADLKRTEKVARHYGTDYPIDSGLDPLITAVTDTALALENAVIATEALGLGSVVVGSIRKDISEVSRLLNLPDYVMPVAGLSIGKPNVEMRIKPRLPEEAVVHYDTYQEYDYGLIETYDDTMEKFAEARETKRWSKKFADYFGAAPNKKVDEFLKMNKFFQPNI
- a CDS encoding DUF3788 family protein, translated to MERKRSKADDEKRELQTILSGLPNSQYLKILLAQIMRHYDPKITYIFQKKSGWQLVIEQYNGLLCQIKIHENYFSVSTPFPDFGISYLTPMVKVMSKEFKEKFEDVSKKTQKIEMNVTNEEEMEDVIFLISLQAKKLRSALV
- the guaC gene encoding GMP reductase, coding for MKVFDYEDIQLIPNKCIVNSRSECDTTVKLGKFSFKMPVVPANMQTIIDETIAEFLAENGYFYIMHRFYEEERIPFIKKMQARGLFTSISVGVKGYEYDFVKQLAEEKLNPDFITIDIAHGHSDAVINMIKHIKTYLPETFVIAGNVGTPEAVRELENAGADATKLGIGPGKVCITKIKTGFGTGGWQLAALSWCAKAARKPIIADGGIRTHGDIAKSIRFGATMIMIGSLFAGHEESPGETMVEEGVVYKEYFGSASEFQKGEKKNVEGKKIWIPYKGSLKDTLVEMQQDLQSSISYAGGNDLEALQKVDYVIVKNSIFNGDTI